The following proteins are co-located in the Agromyces laixinhei genome:
- a CDS encoding DUF488 family protein has product MTIVAEPSSTNDIFTIGHSTHTFDDFVDLLRGAGVTAIVDVRRLPGSSRFPQFNEDALAAELPERAIAYHRIAALGGRRGRQADVPAEENAFWQNRSFHNYADYASTGAFRQGLDELLAMAQHEHLAVMCSEAVWWRCHRRIIADHLLAHGATVRHVMPGGKTRPAELTPGAVIRDGTVEYP; this is encoded by the coding sequence GTGACGATCGTGGCCGAACCCTCGAGCACGAACGACATCTTCACGATCGGGCATTCAACGCATACGTTCGATGACTTCGTCGATCTGCTGCGGGGCGCCGGTGTGACCGCGATCGTGGATGTGCGCCGGCTGCCCGGGTCCAGCCGATTTCCGCAGTTCAACGAGGATGCGCTCGCGGCGGAGCTTCCCGAGCGAGCGATCGCCTACCACCGCATCGCCGCACTCGGCGGTCGCCGAGGGCGGCAAGCCGACGTGCCCGCCGAAGAGAACGCCTTCTGGCAGAACCGGAGTTTCCACAACTACGCCGACTACGCGTCGACCGGCGCGTTCCGACAGGGACTCGACGAGCTGCTCGCCATGGCGCAGCACGAGCACCTCGCCGTCATGTGCTCGGAGGCGGTGTGGTGGCGATGCCATCGGCGCATCATCGCCGACCACCTGCTTGCTCACGGCGCCACCGTTCGACACGTCATGCCTGGCGGGAAGACCCGGCCGGCGGAGCTCACGCCGGGAGCCGTCATCCGAGACGGCACGGTGGAGTATCCGTAG
- a CDS encoding diacylglycerol/lipid kinase family protein has product MASAPRRLLVAINPAASFGRNRAVGPAVAERLMREGYEVSVLREANFELLRRETESAFALGTDGLVVVGGDGMVSLGVNLVAGTGVPLGIVAAGTGNDLARGLGLPHEDPGAATEALVGALARPPRAIDAGVIRHGNLRTWFACIVSAGFDAVVNERANLMVRPRGPSRYTLAMVRELVTFRPRRYTITIDGVRREQRAMLVSVANNSSLGGGMRIVPHADLSDGLLDVFIVHPLSRARFIAVFPKVFAGRHTDHPAVEFLSGREVRIEAEGIVAYADGERIGQLPIDVEIVPGALSVHV; this is encoded by the coding sequence ATGGCCAGCGCTCCACGGCGACTCCTCGTCGCGATCAATCCCGCCGCGTCCTTCGGCAGGAACCGCGCCGTCGGCCCGGCGGTGGCCGAGCGGCTGATGCGCGAGGGGTACGAGGTCTCCGTGCTCCGCGAGGCCAATTTCGAACTGCTGCGACGCGAGACCGAATCGGCCTTCGCGCTCGGCACCGACGGTCTGGTCGTCGTGGGCGGCGACGGCATGGTCTCGCTCGGGGTGAACCTCGTCGCGGGTACGGGCGTGCCGCTGGGCATCGTCGCCGCGGGCACGGGAAACGATCTCGCGCGCGGGCTCGGGCTGCCGCACGAGGACCCGGGCGCCGCGACGGAGGCGCTCGTCGGGGCGCTCGCCCGGCCGCCTCGCGCGATCGACGCCGGCGTGATCCGGCACGGAAATCTGCGGACCTGGTTCGCGTGCATCGTCTCGGCGGGATTCGACGCCGTCGTCAACGAGCGGGCGAACCTGATGGTCCGCCCGAGGGGGCCGAGCAGGTACACGCTCGCGATGGTGCGCGAGCTCGTCACGTTCCGCCCCCGTCGCTACACGATCACGATCGACGGCGTGCGACGCGAGCAGCGGGCGATGCTCGTCTCGGTGGCCAACAACTCCTCGCTCGGCGGCGGCATGCGCATCGTGCCGCACGCCGATCTCTCCGACGGGCTGCTCGACGTCTTCATCGTGCATCCGCTCTCGCGGGCACGGTTCATCGCTGTCTTCCCGAAGGTGTTCGCGGGGCGCCACACCGATCACCCCGCGGTCGAATTCCTCTCCGGGCGCGAGGTGCGCATCGAGGCCGAGGGCATCGTCGCCTATGCCGACGGGGAGCGCATCGGGCAGCTTCCGATCGACGTCGAGATCGTGCCGGGAGCGCTCTCGGTCCACGTCTGA
- a CDS encoding transglycosylase domain-containing protein: MRNRDFQETRTPVGVVGGLVGLVAASVGVAMLVVAGVTPALATVGIAASGTIGMFENLPGYLEIDELSEKSNIYATASDGSPVLLASFYDQNRVEVGWDSVNQYVKDAAIAAEDPRYYDHGGVDLQGTIRAAVTTAAGGNTQGGSSIAQQYVKNVRVQECEAEAHVAAVADLTEEEAEALTFDERLVLVEAEKVECYEQATESAGSAGIERKLKEMRLAIGVEKRYSKSEILLGYLNIAGFGGTVYGIEAAANYYYSTTAAALTLAQAASLLAIVNNPAEFQLDRPENEANGAANGYARNKERRDYILFHMLDEKKITQEEYDAAIATPITPAIQEPSTGCQTAADSAYFCDYVKNILLTDPTFGEDDETRMRNFRRGGYDVYTTLDPDLQAAAVGAIAQHVPQTYPGWDVGGVISSVEVGTGRVLAMAQNKVYSQDPKVLETGPQYTSVNYNTDFTQGGSSGFQPGSTYKVFTLAQWLNEGHALNERVDSKPKANWGVFNDSCNGPINTNSENWNPKNDANEAGANYSALESTIGSINTGFIGMAKLLDLCGIRKTAEAFGMHRADGDPLQQGPSSVLGTNEVAPLSLAIAFAGIANNGVACSPIAIDRIVDREGNEVAVPTSTCSPAVSPEVAAAMHYAMQAVMASGTGSSSNSGVRPYVPLIGKTGTTDGNKDTWMAGASSKVATVAGVVSLIGDANQRGISFDSGTAATARHRMWPMVMSVAAAKYGGDAFSVIGPTQPVAARAPVPGVAPSAPDPNTGGE, translated from the coding sequence ATGCGGAATCGTGACTTTCAGGAGACGCGTACGCCGGTCGGTGTCGTCGGCGGGCTCGTGGGCCTCGTTGCAGCGAGCGTCGGCGTCGCCATGCTCGTCGTCGCCGGGGTGACGCCGGCCCTCGCGACCGTCGGCATCGCGGCATCCGGAACCATCGGCATGTTCGAGAACCTTCCGGGCTACCTCGAGATCGACGAGCTCTCGGAGAAGAGCAACATCTACGCCACCGCGAGCGACGGATCGCCGGTGCTCCTCGCCTCGTTCTACGACCAGAACCGTGTCGAGGTCGGCTGGGATTCCGTCAATCAGTATGTGAAGGATGCCGCGATCGCCGCTGAAGACCCGCGGTACTACGACCACGGCGGCGTGGATCTGCAGGGCACCATTCGCGCGGCCGTGACGACCGCGGCCGGTGGCAACACGCAGGGCGGATCCTCGATCGCGCAGCAGTACGTGAAGAACGTGCGCGTGCAGGAGTGCGAAGCGGAGGCACACGTCGCTGCCGTCGCCGATCTCACCGAGGAGGAAGCCGAGGCACTGACCTTCGACGAACGGCTCGTTCTCGTCGAGGCCGAGAAGGTCGAATGCTACGAGCAGGCCACCGAATCCGCCGGCAGCGCCGGCATCGAGCGCAAGCTGAAGGAGATGCGACTCGCGATCGGTGTCGAGAAGCGGTATTCGAAGAGCGAGATCCTGCTCGGCTACCTGAACATCGCGGGCTTCGGCGGCACCGTCTACGGCATCGAGGCGGCGGCCAACTACTACTACTCGACGACCGCGGCGGCTCTCACGCTCGCTCAAGCCGCGTCGCTCCTCGCGATCGTCAACAACCCCGCCGAGTTCCAGCTCGACCGACCCGAGAACGAAGCGAACGGTGCGGCGAACGGCTATGCGAGGAACAAGGAGCGTCGCGACTACATCCTCTTCCACATGCTCGACGAGAAGAAGATCACGCAGGAGGAGTACGACGCCGCGATCGCGACGCCGATCACGCCCGCCATCCAGGAGCCGAGCACCGGCTGTCAGACCGCGGCGGACTCCGCGTACTTCTGCGATTACGTGAAGAACATCCTGCTCACGGATCCGACGTTCGGCGAAGACGATGAGACTCGCATGCGCAACTTCCGCCGCGGTGGATACGACGTCTACACGACGCTCGATCCCGATCTGCAGGCAGCCGCGGTGGGTGCGATCGCTCAGCACGTGCCGCAGACCTACCCCGGGTGGGACGTCGGCGGTGTGATCTCGAGTGTGGAGGTGGGCACCGGCCGGGTGCTCGCCATGGCGCAGAACAAGGTGTACAGCCAGGATCCGAAAGTGCTCGAGACCGGGCCGCAATACACGAGCGTCAACTACAACACTGATTTCACGCAGGGCGGGTCGAGCGGGTTCCAGCCGGGGTCGACCTACAAGGTGTTCACGCTGGCACAGTGGCTGAACGAGGGGCATGCGCTGAACGAGCGCGTCGATTCCAAGCCGAAGGCGAACTGGGGTGTCTTCAACGACAGCTGCAACGGCCCCATCAACACCAACTCAGAGAACTGGAACCCGAAGAACGACGCCAACGAGGCGGGCGCCAACTACTCGGCGCTCGAGTCGACCATCGGATCGATCAACACCGGCTTCATCGGCATGGCGAAGCTGCTCGACCTCTGCGGCATCCGCAAGACGGCTGAGGCGTTCGGCATGCACCGGGCGGATGGCGATCCGCTTCAGCAGGGGCCGTCGTCGGTGCTGGGTACCAACGAGGTCGCGCCGCTCAGCCTCGCGATTGCGTTCGCCGGCATCGCGAACAACGGTGTCGCGTGCAGCCCGATCGCGATCGACCGCATCGTCGATCGCGAAGGCAACGAGGTCGCGGTGCCGACGTCGACCTGCTCGCCTGCGGTCTCGCCAGAGGTGGCCGCCGCCATGCACTACGCGATGCAGGCCGTGATGGCCAGCGGCACGGGGTCCTCGTCGAACAGCGGCGTGCGGCCGTACGTGCCGCTGATCGGCAAGACCGGTACGACCGACGGCAACAAGGACACCTGGATGGCGGGCGCCAGCTCGAAGGTGGCGACGGTGGCGGGTGTCGTGAGTCTCATCGGCGACGCGAACCAACGCGGCATCTCCTTCGACAGCGGCACTGCCGCGACTGCCCGCCACCGCATGTGGCCGATGGTCATGTCGGTGGCGGCCGCGAAGTACGGCGGAGATGCGTTCTCGGTCATCGGCCCGACCCAGCCTGTGGCGGCGAGGGCCCCGGTGCCCGGGGTGGCGCCTTCGGCGCCGGACCCGAACACCGGGGGCGAGTGA
- a CDS encoding serine hydrolase domain-containing protein, which translates to MTIAADALRAVEAVFTERIAANTAPGSSWAVFDRGGVVASGGAGVTSLDPSHPARGPEPGPDTLFRIASCTKSFTAAALLLLRERGLLDLDTPARSFVPEFSPEVPGGGAVGPTVRMLMTMSGGLPTDDPWADREESMTRDEFDAMLAAGIRCSAVPGTGFEYSNLGYAVLGQVVERVSGSTFTDFVTRELIEPLGLDVRFDRPADAAVPLATGHRRVGDDGWLPLPFTGPGVFSAIGGLFASARSLAEWAVWLASARAGDDSGPLSAASRREMQQLARVAAKRQDPAAATAPQKVFGYGFGLFVEYDDRFGAIASHSGGYPGFSAHMRWHEASGLGVVAFENATTARVSQGAERALKLVLEAAEATRPLSPAAAPWPETLDASVAVSALVNEWSDAAASAVLATNVALDVPYDERRAAIETAWAAIGGRIGASTQAVDAAGDSPDHLVWFLPGATGRLRVELRMTPLVSPRAQTFLVSVESPEASGA; encoded by the coding sequence ATGACCATCGCCGCCGACGCACTGCGTGCCGTCGAGGCGGTCTTCACCGAGCGGATCGCCGCGAACACTGCTCCGGGCTCGAGCTGGGCCGTCTTCGATCGTGGCGGCGTCGTCGCGAGCGGCGGTGCCGGCGTGACCTCGCTCGACCCGTCGCACCCGGCACGCGGCCCGGAACCGGGCCCCGACACGCTGTTCCGCATCGCGAGCTGCACGAAGAGTTTCACGGCGGCCGCCCTGCTCCTGCTCCGCGAGCGGGGCCTCCTCGACCTCGACACCCCGGCGCGCTCCTTCGTGCCCGAGTTCTCGCCCGAGGTTCCGGGCGGGGGCGCCGTCGGTCCGACCGTGCGCATGCTCATGACGATGTCGGGCGGGCTCCCGACCGATGATCCGTGGGCCGATCGCGAGGAGTCCATGACCCGCGACGAGTTCGACGCCATGCTCGCCGCCGGTATTCGATGCTCTGCGGTGCCCGGCACCGGATTCGAGTACTCGAATCTCGGCTATGCCGTGCTCGGCCAGGTCGTCGAACGCGTCTCGGGATCGACCTTCACCGACTTCGTGACGCGCGAACTCATCGAGCCGCTCGGGCTCGACGTGCGCTTCGATCGGCCGGCCGACGCCGCGGTGCCGCTCGCGACGGGCCATCGTCGGGTCGGCGATGACGGATGGCTCCCGCTCCCGTTCACCGGACCCGGTGTGTTCTCCGCGATCGGGGGACTCTTCGCCTCGGCGAGAAGCCTCGCCGAATGGGCCGTGTGGCTCGCCTCGGCGAGGGCCGGCGACGACAGCGGTCCGCTCAGCGCCGCCAGTCGGCGCGAGATGCAGCAGCTCGCGCGAGTCGCCGCCAAGCGGCAGGACCCGGCCGCCGCCACCGCGCCGCAGAAGGTGTTCGGCTACGGGTTCGGCCTCTTCGTCGAATACGACGATCGCTTCGGTGCGATCGCCTCCCACTCCGGGGGCTATCCCGGATTCAGCGCGCACATGCGTTGGCACGAGGCATCCGGCCTGGGCGTCGTCGCGTTCGAGAACGCGACGACGGCACGAGTCTCGCAGGGGGCCGAACGGGCGCTGAAGCTCGTGCTCGAAGCGGCCGAGGCGACGCGCCCGCTGTCGCCGGCAGCGGCGCCGTGGCCCGAGACTCTCGACGCGTCCGTCGCCGTCAGCGCACTCGTGAACGAGTGGTCGGATGCCGCCGCGTCGGCCGTGCTCGCGACGAATGTCGCCCTCGACGTGCCGTACGACGAGCGCCGGGCCGCGATCGAGACGGCGTGGGCTGCCATCGGCGGACGGATCGGGGCGAGCACGCAGGCCGTCGACGCGGCCGGCGATTCGCCCGACCACCTCGTCTGGTTCCTGCCCGGTGCGACCGGACGGCTTCGCGTCGAGTTGCGGATGACCCCGCTCGTCTCGCCGCGAGCGCAGACGTTCCTCGTGAGCGTCGAGAGCCCCGAGGCATCCGGCGCCTGA
- a CDS encoding MBL fold metallo-hydrolase yields the protein MRLTKLEHAALVIEESGGELYVDPGKFTRPVPASAGAVAVVITHRHDDHWTPEQLTRIVAANPEARIFGPAGVAAAATGFAVETVEAGDTVEVGPFRLRFFGGRHAVIHPSIPVIDNLGVLVNDAIYYGGDSFTVPGVPVEVLAAPAAAPWMKISESMDYVVEVAPRRAFPTHEMVLSPAGMALSNVRLAWATEQGGGEYLPLEPGDAIEV from the coding sequence ATGCGCCTCACCAAACTCGAACACGCCGCCCTCGTCATCGAGGAGTCCGGCGGCGAGCTGTACGTCGACCCGGGCAAGTTCACGAGACCCGTGCCGGCATCGGCCGGCGCCGTCGCCGTCGTCATCACCCACCGGCACGACGACCACTGGACCCCCGAGCAGCTCACCCGCATCGTCGCGGCCAACCCCGAGGCGCGCATCTTCGGTCCGGCGGGCGTCGCGGCCGCGGCGACGGGGTTCGCGGTCGAGACGGTCGAAGCGGGCGACACCGTGGAGGTCGGCCCGTTCCGGTTGCGATTCTTCGGCGGCCGGCACGCCGTGATCCACCCCTCGATCCCCGTGATCGACAACCTCGGCGTGCTCGTGAACGATGCGATCTACTACGGCGGCGACTCGTTCACGGTGCCCGGCGTTCCGGTCGAGGTGCTCGCCGCACCGGCGGCCGCGCCCTGGATGAAGATCAGCGAATCGATGGACTACGTCGTCGAGGTCGCACCCCGTCGGGCGTTCCCGACCCACGAGATGGTGCTCTCCCCGGCGGGGATGGCGCTCTCGAACGTGCGGCTCGCCTGGGCGACCGAGCAGGGCGGCGGCGAGTATCTGCCACTCGAGCCGGGCGACGCGATCGAGGTCTGA
- the gltX gene encoding glutamate--tRNA ligase: MSETAHPTTTATGGDIRVRFCPSPTGTPHVGLVRTALFNWAYARHTGGTFVFRIEDTDAARDSEESYAQLLDALNWLGLTWDEGIDVGGPHGPYRQSQRGETYLEIIERLKASGHLYESYSTAEEIDARNAANGRPKQLGYDNFDRDLTEEQKAAFRAEGREPALRLRVPETDLGFDDLVRGRIDFPIGSTIDFVVVRPNGAPLYTFVNPVDDALMGITDVLRGEDLLSSTPRQIALYHALIDIGVTSFVPRFGHLPYVMGEGNKKLSKRDPESNLFHHRDRGFIPEGLVNYLALLGWGFSADRDVFSRDELVAAFDVANVNPNPARFDLKKAESINGDHIRQLDVTDFAARTVPYLQAAGAVSTPITPGEQAVLAEGAPLIQERIAMLGEAPAMLGFLFTDAAGLEFDEAAVAALTADAPAVLAAAREALDRLPAGEWTHDQIEEALRAALIDGLALKPRVAFGAVRTAISGRRISPPLFESMQILGKVDSIERIDRLAALIA; encoded by the coding sequence ATGTCTGAGACAGCTCACCCCACGACCACGGCGACCGGCGGCGACATCCGCGTGCGCTTCTGCCCATCGCCGACCGGCACGCCGCACGTCGGCCTCGTACGCACCGCCCTGTTCAACTGGGCCTACGCGCGTCACACCGGCGGCACCTTCGTGTTCCGCATCGAAGACACCGACGCCGCTCGCGACAGTGAAGAGAGCTACGCACAGCTTCTCGACGCGCTCAACTGGCTCGGCCTCACCTGGGATGAGGGCATCGACGTCGGCGGGCCGCACGGGCCGTACCGGCAGTCGCAGCGCGGTGAGACCTACCTCGAGATCATCGAGCGGCTGAAGGCCTCGGGTCACCTCTACGAGTCGTATTCGACCGCTGAAGAGATCGACGCTCGCAATGCGGCGAACGGCCGGCCGAAGCAACTCGGCTACGACAACTTCGACCGCGATCTCACTGAAGAGCAGAAGGCGGCATTCCGCGCAGAGGGGCGCGAGCCTGCACTGCGCCTGCGCGTGCCCGAGACCGACCTCGGCTTCGACGACCTCGTGCGCGGGCGCATCGACTTCCCGATCGGGTCGACGATCGACTTCGTCGTGGTCCGGCCGAACGGGGCGCCGCTCTACACCTTCGTGAACCCGGTCGACGATGCGCTCATGGGCATCACCGACGTGCTGCGCGGTGAAGACCTGCTCTCGTCGACGCCGCGTCAGATCGCGCTGTACCACGCGCTCATCGACATCGGCGTGACCTCGTTCGTGCCGCGCTTCGGCCACCTGCCCTACGTCATGGGCGAGGGCAACAAGAAGCTCTCCAAGCGCGACCCCGAGTCGAACCTGTTCCACCACCGCGACCGCGGGTTCATCCCCGAGGGGCTCGTCAATTACCTCGCGCTGCTCGGCTGGGGCTTCTCGGCCGATCGCGACGTCTTCTCGCGCGACGAGCTGGTTGCCGCGTTCGACGTCGCGAACGTCAATCCGAACCCGGCGCGTTTCGACCTGAAGAAGGCCGAGTCGATCAACGGCGACCACATCCGCCAGCTGGATGTCACCGACTTCGCGGCGCGAACCGTCCCGTATCTGCAGGCGGCCGGTGCCGTGTCGACCCCGATCACTCCGGGCGAGCAGGCGGTGCTCGCCGAGGGTGCGCCGCTCATCCAGGAGCGCATCGCCATGCTCGGCGAGGCGCCCGCAATGCTGGGCTTCCTGTTCACGGATGCCGCGGGACTCGAGTTCGACGAGGCGGCCGTCGCCGCCCTGACCGCTGATGCTCCGGCGGTGCTGGCGGCGGCGCGAGAGGCGCTCGACCGCCTGCCGGCCGGGGAGTGGACGCACGATCAGATCGAGGAGGCACTGCGCGCGGCGCTCATCGACGGTCTGGCGCTGAAGCCGCGAGTGGCCTTCGGCGCGGTGCGCACGGCGATCTCGGGGCGGCGAATCTCGCCCCCGCTCTTCGAATCCATGCAGATTCTCGGCAAGGTCGACTCGATCGAGCGCATCGATCGCCTGGCGGCGCTGATCGCGTGA
- a CDS encoding TerC family protein, which yields MLDLPVWFEVGSLVVLTLILVADLLLVLKRPHVPSMKESTLWVTFYVVLALVFAGLMYLFAGGEFAGQFLAGWLTEYSLSIDNLFVFVIIMARFAVPRKLQQEVLMVGIIIALVLRGIFILLGASLIENFSWIFYIFGAWLVWTAIQQVRGHDDDDNDTFVVRIIRRRVALTDEYDGVKLRTVIDGKRFFTPMLIVFVAIGTTDLLFALDSIPAIFGITQSAFIVFTANVFALMGLRQLYFLLGGLLERLEYLKYGIAFILAFIGVKLVLHAMHVNELPFINGGEHIEWAPEISTWVSLGVILAAMAVATVASLVKARLDAKSRGHKLMDEVPHFTEDSHADGR from the coding sequence TTGCTCGACCTCCCCGTCTGGTTCGAAGTCGGATCCCTCGTCGTCCTGACGCTGATCCTCGTCGCTGATCTCCTGCTCGTACTGAAGCGCCCCCACGTGCCGTCGATGAAGGAGTCCACGCTGTGGGTGACCTTCTACGTCGTGCTCGCCCTCGTCTTCGCGGGGCTCATGTACCTCTTCGCGGGCGGCGAGTTCGCCGGCCAGTTCCTCGCCGGATGGCTCACGGAGTACAGCCTCTCGATCGACAATCTCTTCGTGTTCGTCATCATCATGGCGAGGTTCGCGGTGCCGCGAAAACTGCAACAGGAGGTGCTGATGGTGGGCATCATCATCGCACTCGTGCTGCGCGGCATCTTCATCCTGCTCGGCGCCTCGCTCATCGAGAACTTCTCGTGGATCTTCTACATCTTCGGCGCCTGGCTCGTGTGGACCGCGATCCAGCAGGTGCGCGGCCACGACGACGACGACAACGACACCTTCGTCGTGCGGATCATCCGACGTCGTGTCGCGCTCACCGACGAGTACGACGGGGTCAAGCTCCGCACGGTCATCGACGGCAAGCGCTTCTTCACCCCGATGCTCATCGTCTTCGTCGCGATCGGCACGACGGACCTGCTGTTCGCCCTCGATTCGATTCCGGCGATCTTCGGCATCACCCAGAGCGCGTTCATCGTGTTCACGGCGAACGTGTTCGCGCTCATGGGCCTGCGCCAGTTGTACTTCCTGCTCGGCGGCCTCCTCGAACGACTCGAGTACCTCAAGTACGGCATCGCCTTCATCCTCGCCTTCATCGGCGTCAAGCTGGTGCTGCACGCGATGCACGTCAACGAATTGCCCTTCATCAACGGCGGCGAGCACATCGAGTGGGCGCCCGAGATCTCCACATGGGTGTCGCTCGGCGTCATCCTCGCGGCGATGGCGGTCGCGACCGTCGCGAGCCTCGTGAAGGCCCGACTCGACGCGAAGTCGCGCGGGCACAAGCTCATGGACGAGGTACCGCACTTCACCGAGGACTCGCACGCCGACGGGCGGTGA
- a CDS encoding MFS transporter, whose protein sequence is MVDVDRAPEPDSLSNRAERADPVPPRVSIGWLIRFGLAWFGLWLLVMLPGQFMTAKLAAVVAPDDKVALTSFLIGEASVVILVSVPLFGVLSDRTRLSGWRRRAWVLGGFLLSGTAFALVGIQQEPVAIAVLMALVSLGQAAVLVALSAVIADQVPRFQRGRASAAMGVPQVLALAIGMVVVTMLVPDVGGSWAIIGLLALGCAVPFLLGSRDPEPPADAAPKRFSAALRVPPLGPNHDYYWAMASRVLVNAGNLVGTTYLLYFLSDVLRVDDPDTGMLMLILVYLVACGFSGWIGGMLSDRLRARRVFVLVAAALQGAAALTLAAVPTWDASIVAAVLLGLGYGVFLSVDQALVTDVLPDRTNRARDLGLINAAQHLPIAPLVAWLVLSVAGYRELYAVAALIMLLGGILIFRVRSVR, encoded by the coding sequence ATGGTCGACGTCGACCGGGCGCCCGAGCCCGACTCCCTGAGCAACCGCGCCGAACGCGCCGATCCGGTGCCGCCCCGCGTCTCGATCGGATGGCTCATCCGCTTCGGGCTCGCGTGGTTCGGCCTCTGGCTCCTCGTCATGTTGCCGGGGCAGTTCATGACGGCGAAGCTCGCGGCAGTCGTCGCCCCCGATGACAAGGTCGCCCTGACCTCCTTCCTCATCGGCGAGGCATCCGTCGTGATCCTCGTGTCCGTGCCGCTGTTCGGCGTCTTGAGCGACCGCACCCGGCTCAGCGGCTGGCGTCGCCGTGCCTGGGTCCTCGGCGGGTTCCTCCTGTCGGGGACCGCGTTCGCGCTCGTCGGCATCCAGCAGGAACCGGTGGCGATCGCCGTGCTCATGGCGCTCGTCTCGCTCGGTCAGGCCGCCGTGCTCGTGGCGCTCTCGGCCGTGATCGCCGATCAGGTGCCGCGCTTCCAACGCGGCCGTGCCTCCGCCGCGATGGGCGTTCCGCAGGTGCTCGCGTTGGCGATCGGCATGGTGGTCGTCACGATGCTCGTACCCGACGTGGGCGGCAGCTGGGCGATCATCGGGCTGCTCGCCCTCGGGTGCGCGGTGCCGTTCCTGCTGGGTTCCCGCGACCCCGAACCGCCGGCCGATGCTGCGCCGAAGCGATTCTCGGCCGCGCTGCGCGTTCCGCCGCTCGGGCCGAATCACGACTACTACTGGGCGATGGCGTCGCGCGTGCTCGTGAACGCCGGCAACCTCGTCGGCACGACCTACCTGCTCTATTTCCTCTCCGACGTGCTCCGCGTCGACGATCCCGACACCGGCATGCTGATGCTGATCCTCGTCTACCTCGTGGCCTGCGGATTCAGCGGATGGATCGGCGGCATGCTCTCCGATCGGCTCCGCGCGCGCCGCGTGTTCGTGCTCGTCGCGGCGGCCCTGCAGGGTGCGGCCGCACTCACGCTCGCAGCTGTGCCGACCTGGGACGCGTCGATCGTCGCCGCAGTGCTGCTCGGCCTCGGCTACGGCGTGTTCCTGTCCGTCGACCAGGCCCTCGTCACCGATGTGCTGCCCGACCGCACCAACCGTGCTCGCGACCTCGGCCTCATCAACGCCGCCCAGCACCTGCCGATCGCGCCACTCGTGGCGTGGCTCGTGCTGAGCGTCGCCGGCTACCGGGAGCTCTACGCGGTCGCCGCCCTGATCATGCTGCTCGGCGGCATCCTGATCTTCCGCGTGAGGAGCGTGCGATGA
- a CDS encoding LysR family transcriptional regulator: MSDASIDALAAALDLQTVRVVHEIAEHGSLTAAAEQLGYSQPAVSQQLRRFEERTGIALVERVGRGIRLTESGRVLARRARDVAATLDAAAGELAEIRGLRAGRVRIVAFPSASATLVPRLIAALTVAHPGMDVSYVEAEPPEAVRAVRTDRADLAITFSYPGDRDDPHQASARGLDVRSFGDEPMRLVLPAGHAAAASDLVDLGTLRDEPWIAGCPRCRGHLLELAGAAGFVPRIAFETDNFVAVEGMVAQGLGVALLPALALAASPRHDDVVARPTARADVRSLHLVTARGAERVPAVAAALAALESLADREHRADR, from the coding sequence ATGTCGGATGCCTCGATCGACGCCCTTGCTGCGGCCCTCGACCTGCAGACGGTTCGCGTCGTGCACGAGATCGCCGAGCACGGTTCGCTCACGGCCGCGGCCGAGCAACTCGGGTACAGCCAACCCGCGGTGAGCCAGCAGTTGCGACGGTTCGAGGAGCGCACCGGCATCGCCCTCGTCGAACGGGTCGGGCGCGGCATCCGTCTGACCGAATCGGGTCGGGTGCTCGCGCGGCGCGCGCGAGACGTCGCGGCGACCCTCGACGCCGCCGCCGGCGAGCTCGCCGAGATCCGCGGGCTTCGGGCGGGGCGGGTGCGGATCGTGGCGTTTCCCTCTGCCTCGGCGACGCTCGTGCCGAGACTCATCGCCGCGCTCACCGTTGCGCACCCCGGCATGGACGTCTCGTACGTCGAAGCCGAACCGCCCGAGGCGGTACGTGCCGTGCGCACGGATCGGGCCGACCTCGCGATCACCTTCAGCTACCCGGGCGACCGCGACGACCCGCACCAGGCGAGTGCGAGGGGGCTCGATGTGCGCAGCTTCGGCGACGAGCCGATGCGACTCGTGCTGCCCGCGGGGCATGCCGCCGCGGCATCCGACCTCGTCGATCTCGGCACCTTGCGCGACGAGCCCTGGATCGCGGGCTGCCCGCGCTGCCGCGGGCACCTGCTCGAACTCGCCGGTGCTGCGGGATTCGTGCCGCGCATCGCCTTCGAGACCGACAACTTCGTCGCCGTCGAGGGCATGGTCGCCCAGGGGCTCGGTGTCGCGCTGCTGCCGGCTCTCGCCCTCGCCGCCTCACCGCGGCACGACGACGTGGTCGCGCGGCCCACCGCTCGCGCCGACGTGCGATCGCTCCACCTCGTGACTGCGCGCGGGGCCGAGCGCGTGCCCGCCGTTGCCGCGGCGCTCGCCGCGCTCGAATCGCTCGCCGATCGAGAGCACCGCGCCGATCGGTAG